The Ktedonobacterales bacterium genome has a segment encoding these proteins:
- a CDS encoding P1 family peptidase, translating into MAETLRLRDMGVSIGSLPIGPSNTLTDVPGVRVGHRTLIQGQNVRTGVTAIWPHDGNSLSERVYAGIHALNGYGEMTCRSVIEEWGLLSTPIVLTGTSGVGMAQHATTRYLAQRYPEQARDEIPLAVVAECDDGFLHDHLTFAVSEADVWSALDEASTAPVVEGCVGAGTGMQLFQFKGGIGSSSRVVVTAAGTFTVGVLVETNFGTRPRLTVAGVRVGPTLTDMLPETPEADGSCIVIVATDAPLHAHTLRRMAQRAGLGLARTGSVAGDGSGEIILAFSTAQRIPYHVPEGRLQISVLAEGSYGNIGLNTLFGAVVDATEEAVLNALLMATTMTGRSDHIVHAVPHDRLRGLLKGITQA; encoded by the coding sequence ATGGCGGAAACGCTGCGACTACGGGACATGGGCGTGAGTATTGGAAGTCTGCCAATCGGCCCATCAAACACCTTGACCGACGTGCCGGGCGTGCGCGTTGGACATCGGACACTGATCCAGGGCCAGAATGTGCGCACTGGCGTCACAGCTATCTGGCCCCATGATGGCAACTCGCTCTCTGAGAGAGTCTATGCAGGTATTCACGCGCTCAATGGCTATGGTGAAATGACCTGCCGCTCGGTCATCGAGGAATGGGGATTGCTCTCCACGCCTATTGTCCTGACCGGCACATCTGGCGTGGGCATGGCTCAGCACGCCACAACCCGCTACCTCGCGCAACGCTATCCAGAGCAAGCGCGAGATGAAATCCCTCTGGCCGTTGTGGCCGAGTGCGACGATGGCTTTCTGCATGACCACCTGACCTTCGCCGTCAGCGAAGCCGATGTCTGGTCCGCGCTGGATGAGGCCAGTACCGCTCCAGTGGTTGAGGGCTGTGTCGGCGCGGGTACGGGCATGCAGCTTTTCCAGTTCAAGGGCGGCATCGGCTCTTCTTCGCGGGTCGTCGTCACTGCGGCGGGAACGTTTACCGTTGGCGTGCTGGTGGAAACCAACTTCGGCACACGCCCGCGCCTGACTGTCGCTGGTGTGCGCGTCGGGCCGACACTCACCGATATGCTGCCAGAAACGCCAGAGGCCGATGGCTCCTGTATCGTCATTGTTGCCACCGACGCGCCCCTGCACGCCCACACGCTGCGCCGCATGGCCCAGCGCGCTGGCCTGGGTCTGGCGCGCACCGGATCGGTGGCAGGCGATGGCAGCGGCGAAATCATCCTGGCCTTCTCAACGGCCCAGCGCATCCCATACCACGTACCAGAAGGCCGCCTTCAGATCAGCGTCCTGGCCGAAGGAAGCTATGGTAACATCGGGCTGAATACTCTCTTCGGCGCGGTGGTTGATGCCACCGAGGAGGCGGTTCTCAACGCGCTGCTCATGGCAACCACCATGACCGGGCGCAGCGACCATATCGTTCACGCCGTCCCCCATGACCGTCTGCGAGGGTTGCTCAAAGGTATCACCCAGGCATAA
- a CDS encoding ABC transporter substrate-binding protein, which yields MRLPRKKRFWRVWSMIGMLSLVVLLAACGGGGGPSGTGSGGKGPANALNACPKNTNTSPANSESGQINLTVAGWSSSPAEDALVQQALNQFMQQNSNIKVTWQVIPGDYPTKMRANVASNNVPDVFYLQPGMAQEYIKAGKLLNLSPYMARDNVSASDFYASLMQPFDCADGTVYGIAKDWNSLGLFYNKTMFQQAGLGDPSNWTWSDLQNAAKTLTQGNTHGIALPADTSRWGAFLFANGGQMLSNDGKQAAFASQQGIDAATFYTSFQLNKTGVQPGDVGAGWDGDAFGKQQVAMTFEGGWMIPFMSQTFPDVQYGIAPVPSAPNGKRGNLLYTNAWAAYSGTAHPDAAWKLIQFLTGAGHQGDVLHDGFALPTVKSLEKDPYFQQNPGVAVLQQGADYGHADFYGAADSKVHSEVANALLAVMLGRSSVQDAFNTAAQNVNTWIQQNVGP from the coding sequence ATGAGACTGCCTCGGAAAAAGCGTTTCTGGCGTGTATGGAGCATGATTGGCATGCTCAGCCTCGTCGTTCTGCTGGCAGCATGTGGCGGCGGTGGGGGGCCTTCGGGTACAGGCAGCGGCGGAAAAGGTCCGGCCAATGCTCTGAATGCCTGCCCGAAAAACACCAATACCTCGCCTGCCAACTCTGAGAGTGGACAGATCAATCTGACCGTTGCAGGGTGGTCGTCCAGCCCGGCGGAGGATGCGCTGGTTCAGCAGGCGCTGAATCAGTTCATGCAGCAGAACTCGAACATCAAAGTTACCTGGCAAGTGATCCCCGGTGATTACCCAACCAAGATGCGCGCGAACGTTGCCAGTAACAACGTGCCTGATGTCTTCTACCTCCAGCCCGGTATGGCCCAGGAGTACATCAAAGCGGGCAAGCTGTTGAACCTCAGCCCTTATATGGCGCGGGATAACGTTTCCGCCTCTGATTTCTATGCCTCGCTGATGCAGCCGTTTGACTGCGCCGATGGCACAGTTTACGGCATTGCCAAGGACTGGAACTCGTTGGGCCTGTTCTATAATAAGACGATGTTCCAGCAGGCGGGCCTGGGCGATCCTTCTAACTGGACGTGGAGCGATTTGCAGAACGCTGCCAAGACGCTGACCCAGGGCAACACGCATGGCATTGCGCTGCCAGCCGATACTTCTCGCTGGGGCGCGTTCCTCTTTGCCAATGGCGGCCAGATGCTGTCCAACGATGGAAAGCAGGCGGCATTCGCCAGCCAGCAGGGCATTGACGCGGCGACATTCTATACGTCGTTCCAACTGAACAAGACTGGCGTGCAGCCTGGTGATGTTGGCGCGGGCTGGGATGGTGATGCATTTGGCAAGCAGCAGGTGGCAATGACCTTTGAGGGCGGCTGGATGATCCCCTTCATGAGCCAGACGTTCCCCGATGTCCAGTATGGCATTGCGCCGGTTCCCTCGGCTCCCAATGGCAAGCGCGGCAACCTGCTCTATACCAACGCCTGGGCAGCGTATTCCGGGACGGCGCATCCTGATGCGGCCTGGAAGCTCATTCAGTTCCTGACAGGCGCCGGGCATCAGGGCGACGTGCTGCACGATGGGTTCGCGCTGCCGACGGTCAAATCGCTGGAGAAAGACCCCTACTTCCAGCAAAACCCCGGCGTGGCGGTGTTGCAGCAGGGCGCGGATTACGGGCATGCTGACTTCTATGGCGCGGCGGACAGCAAGGTCCATTCCGAGGTTGCCAACGCGCTGCTAGCCGTCATGCTTGGCAGATCATCGGTGCAGGATGCCTTCAATACGGCGGCGCAGAACGTGAATACCTGGATTCAGCAAAACGTTGGTCCATAG
- a CDS encoding nitroreductase family protein, with amino-acid sequence MELSEVVRKRRMVRHFTPEPVTPEVIERMLDLARHAPSAGFTQGQSFIIVTRPELKREIARLCGEEGYVAGGFHPFISEAPVLVIACTSEATYHRRYQAADKLQEDGTEIEWPVPYWHMDIGCAVMILLLAAVNEGLAAGFAGSHDLDALRRLLDMPAAVTPVGVIPIGHRAPDVPSPSLKRGRTPDADYIHREQW; translated from the coding sequence ATGGAATTAAGTGAAGTAGTGCGCAAGCGGCGCATGGTGCGCCATTTCACCCCTGAGCCTGTCACGCCTGAAGTCATCGAGCGCATGCTCGATCTGGCGCGGCATGCTCCCAGCGCCGGGTTCACGCAAGGCCAATCGTTCATCATCGTCACGCGCCCCGAATTGAAACGCGAGATCGCCCGGCTCTGTGGCGAGGAGGGATATGTCGCGGGCGGCTTCCACCCGTTCATCTCCGAAGCGCCGGTGCTGGTGATCGCCTGCACCAGCGAGGCCACCTATCATCGGCGCTATCAGGCCGCTGATAAGCTCCAAGAGGATGGCACAGAGATCGAATGGCCTGTACCCTACTGGCATATGGACATTGGCTGCGCCGTCATGATTCTGCTGCTGGCAGCCGTCAATGAAGGGCTGGCGGCAGGCTTTGCGGGCAGCCACGACCTGGATGCCCTGCGCCGCCTGCTGGATATGCCCGCCGCAGTCACGCCAGTAGGCGTCATTCCCATCGGCCATCGCGCGCCGGATGTGCCTTCGCCCTCGCTCAAACGAGGCCGCACTCCCGACGCCGACTACATCCACCGCGAGCAGTGGTGA
- a CDS encoding LLM class F420-dependent oxidoreductase, translating into MRIGAIFPQTEFGNDPIAIRDYAQAVEEMGYQHILVYDHVLGASTATRPDWRGPYTSETPFHEPFILFGYLAGLTRQVELVTGVIILPQRQTALVAKQTAEVDVLSGGRLRLGIGVGWNEVEFEGLNEDFHNRGARSEEQVAVLRALWTEPVVTFQGRWHHLDAAGINPLPVQRPIPIWFGGNPTEQILRRISRLGDGWLPQFPDPRKDEPRQAIEHLRAYTQEAGRPLEAVGIEARLTISRASQDLWAPFAEGWRNLGATHLGVNTMSAGLDSPQAHIDMLRRVKETLGF; encoded by the coding sequence ATGCGTATTGGAGCTATCTTTCCCCAGACAGAGTTTGGCAACGACCCCATTGCTATCCGCGACTACGCTCAGGCCGTCGAAGAGATGGGCTATCAGCACATCCTGGTCTATGACCATGTGCTGGGCGCGAGTACCGCCACGCGCCCCGACTGGCGCGGCCCCTACACCAGTGAGACGCCCTTCCACGAGCCATTCATCCTCTTTGGCTATCTGGCGGGCCTCACGCGCCAGGTTGAACTGGTCACAGGCGTCATCATCCTGCCGCAGCGGCAGACGGCGCTGGTCGCCAAGCAGACCGCTGAAGTAGATGTCCTCAGCGGCGGGCGGCTGCGCCTGGGCATTGGCGTGGGCTGGAACGAGGTTGAGTTTGAGGGGCTGAACGAAGATTTTCATAATCGCGGCGCGCGCAGCGAAGAACAGGTGGCCGTCTTGCGCGCGCTATGGACCGAGCCAGTCGTCACCTTCCAGGGGCGCTGGCATCATCTCGACGCGGCGGGCATCAATCCGCTGCCCGTCCAGCGGCCCATCCCCATCTGGTTTGGCGGCAACCCCACCGAGCAAATCCTCCGGCGCATCAGCCGCCTTGGCGATGGCTGGCTGCCCCAATTTCCCGACCCACGCAAAGACGAGCCGCGCCAGGCCATCGAACACCTGCGCGCCTATACCCAGGAGGCCGGGCGTCCACTCGAAGCCGTTGGCATCGAGGCGCGCCTGACTATCAGCCGTGCCTCCCAGGATTTGTGGGCGCCCTTCGCGGAAGGCTGGCGAAATCTCGGCGCGACACATCTCGGCGTCAACACCATGAGCGCCGGTCTGGACTCGCCCCAGGCGCACATAGATATGCTGCGCCGCGTCAAAGAAACGCTGGGATTCTAG
- a CDS encoding SRPBCC family protein, with the protein MGRTHPLITNGAHLHAALEQGYTLPGAWYTDPKVFKREQKRIFRRTWQYVGLAEQVARPGDFFTCSIDAVPLVIVRDEDGQLHAHVNVCRHRGSQLVPDGCGNRKTLQCLYHAWTYNLDGSLRAAPGSKDEPGFKHDELGLLPVQIECWGPFIFVNLDPQAPPLKEILGELPQLVEATGLPLNAITRRVSRTYDIKANWKVVVDNYLECYHCPIAHKAFSDLIDLNNYQVTEYEYFSAQTGPVRDSAKAGKENLYEIGAGVQAGFYAYLWPNFTLNIYPGPGNVSLNLFIPIDPQRTLAIYEYCFVDAVGEEEERDFVKFIDQVQEEDVILCESVQRGLRSGYFNQGKLMLSRENALRHFQKLVHRFLADDIHPNVSAQQRTERT; encoded by the coding sequence ATGGGCCGCACACACCCTCTCATCACCAACGGCGCTCATTTACACGCCGCGCTTGAGCAAGGCTACACCCTTCCCGGCGCGTGGTATACCGACCCGAAAGTCTTCAAGCGCGAGCAGAAGCGCATCTTTCGCCGCACCTGGCAATACGTCGGGCTGGCCGAGCAGGTCGCCCGGCCAGGCGATTTCTTCACTTGTAGTATTGACGCCGTTCCGCTCGTCATCGTGCGCGACGAAGACGGCCAGCTACATGCCCATGTGAATGTCTGCCGCCATCGCGGCTCCCAGCTCGTACCCGATGGCTGCGGCAACCGCAAAACGCTGCAATGCCTCTATCACGCCTGGACCTATAATCTCGATGGCTCGCTGCGCGCCGCCCCTGGCTCCAAAGATGAGCCAGGCTTCAAGCACGATGAGCTTGGGCTGCTGCCCGTTCAGATTGAGTGTTGGGGGCCGTTCATTTTTGTCAACCTGGACCCGCAAGCCCCCCCGCTCAAAGAAATACTGGGCGAACTCCCGCAGCTTGTCGAGGCAACTGGCCTACCCCTCAACGCCATCACGCGCCGCGTCAGCCGCACCTATGACATCAAAGCTAACTGGAAGGTCGTCGTTGACAACTACCTGGAATGCTACCACTGCCCCATCGCGCACAAAGCCTTCAGCGACCTGATCGATCTAAATAACTATCAGGTAACTGAGTACGAATATTTCTCGGCCCAAACCGGGCCGGTGCGCGACTCCGCCAAAGCGGGCAAAGAGAACCTTTATGAGATCGGCGCGGGCGTGCAGGCGGGCTTTTACGCCTATCTCTGGCCGAACTTCACGCTCAACATCTATCCGGGGCCGGGCAACGTCTCGCTTAACCTCTTCATCCCCATAGACCCGCAGCGCACGCTCGCCATCTATGAATACTGCTTTGTTGATGCCGTTGGCGAAGAGGAAGAGCGCGACTTTGTGAAGTTTATCGATCAGGTACAGGAAGAAGATGTCATTCTCTGCGAATCGGTGCAGCGCGGTCTGCGCTCCGGCTATTTCAATCAGGGCAAGCTGATGCTCAGCCGCGAAAACGCGCTGCGCCACTTCCAAAAACTGGTGCATCGCTTTCTTGCCGATGACATTCATCCCAACGTATCTGCCCAGCAGCGCACAGAACGCACATAG
- a CDS encoding Glu/Leu/Phe/Val dehydrogenase dimerization domain-containing protein, with amino-acid sequence MMEALLKAWDGERVIIEFDQPTGAWMMIAIHSTRRGPAGGGTRMKSYPTMEAALADALELARGMSYKFACADMSRGGGKAVIAVPPGLAPQARADLLRRYGTLISQLGGMFVTGPDVGTSSADMDIIAETGAPYVFGRTVQAGGAGDSGPATALGVLHGMGVVCERLFGNASLAGRRVLVQGAGSVGGRLIHLLREAGAEALFSDVDETAIRHFRDEVNIPYVPADAAYETPCDIFAPCALGGILNQQTIPRLKCGAVVGSANNQLARPEDGELLRERQILYAPDFVVNVGGALAIVGMETMGWSEAEANDRVIQGIEQALRQIFALAAEQNISTAAAARSVAEARLR; translated from the coding sequence ATGATGGAAGCTTTGCTCAAAGCCTGGGATGGCGAGCGGGTCATTATCGAGTTTGACCAGCCTACGGGAGCCTGGATGATGATTGCGATTCACTCGACGCGCCGAGGGCCAGCGGGCGGCGGAACGCGCATGAAGTCGTATCCCACGATGGAAGCTGCGCTGGCTGACGCGCTGGAGCTTGCCAGGGGGATGAGCTACAAGTTTGCCTGCGCCGATATGTCGCGTGGCGGCGGCAAAGCGGTGATCGCTGTCCCGCCGGGCCTTGCCCCGCAGGCGCGAGCAGACCTGCTGCGGCGCTATGGAACGCTCATTTCTCAGCTTGGAGGGATGTTCGTAACAGGGCCGGATGTCGGCACATCATCAGCCGATATGGACATCATCGCCGAAACTGGCGCGCCCTACGTGTTCGGGAGGACTGTTCAGGCAGGCGGCGCTGGCGATTCTGGACCGGCAACGGCCCTTGGCGTGCTGCATGGTATGGGTGTCGTCTGCGAGCGGCTCTTCGGCAATGCTTCGCTGGCGGGCAGGCGCGTGTTGGTGCAGGGCGCGGGGAGCGTCGGCGGGCGGCTGATTCATCTGCTGCGCGAGGCTGGAGCAGAGGCGCTGTTCAGCGATGTAGACGAGACAGCCATTCGCCATTTCCGCGATGAGGTGAATATCCCCTATGTTCCTGCTGACGCGGCCTATGAGACGCCCTGCGATATTTTTGCCCCCTGCGCGTTGGGCGGCATCCTGAATCAGCAGACGATTCCGCGCCTGAAGTGTGGGGCGGTGGTTGGCTCGGCCAATAATCAGCTTGCCCGCCCGGAAGACGGCGAACTGCTGCGGGAGCGGCAGATTCTCTACGCGCCTGATTTTGTTGTGAACGTGGGCGGCGCGCTGGCGATTGTCGGCATGGAAACGATGGGCTGGTCCGAGGCCGAAGCCAACGACCGCGTGATTCAGGGCATCGAGCAAGCCCTGCGTCAGATCTTTGCTTTGGCAGCGGAACAGAACATTAGTACTGCCGCTGCTGCGCGCAGCGTTGCTGAGGCCCGGCTGCGCTAA
- a CDS encoding threonine synthase yields the protein MRVHLLCSACGREHDPASLIWRCPCGGLLDLPEFEARFLLERIQSRPPSLWRYREALPFAPDSTGWQDVTMGEGFTPLIPMTPETPGVLLKVEYQMPTLSFKDRGAAVLVARARELGVKRMIADSSGNAGTAIAAYAARAGIACDVYVPASASTKKLRQIAAHGAAVHAIPGSREDTAAAAIAAVEREQVFYASHVYQPFFFQGTKTYAFEIWEQLGGSAPDTLVLPVGNGTLVLGVYYGFRDLLRAGLIERLPRILAVQAAGCAPLAQAFARGEDTAAPVINTGTEAEGIAIAAPARSRQILAAVRETRGLIITVSDAAIEQARSALALRGFYVEPTAAAPYAGLVEYISSNLLSVASSSSLLPKGEQVIVPLCGAGLKTG from the coding sequence ATGCGTGTTCACCTGCTTTGCAGCGCCTGCGGGCGCGAACATGATCCCGCCAGCCTGATCTGGCGCTGCCCCTGCGGCGGTCTGCTCGACCTGCCGGAGTTTGAGGCGCGTTTCCTACTGGAGCGCATCCAATCGCGCCCGCCGAGCTTGTGGCGCTATCGTGAAGCCCTCCCGTTCGCGCCTGACTCTACCGGCTGGCAAGATGTAACGATGGGCGAAGGCTTCACGCCGCTGATCCCCATGACGCCCGAAACGCCAGGCGTCCTCCTGAAAGTGGAATATCAGATGCCGACGCTCTCATTCAAGGATCGCGGCGCGGCGGTGCTGGTCGCCAGAGCCAGAGAGCTAGGGGTGAAGCGGATGATAGCCGACAGCAGCGGCAACGCTGGAACCGCTATCGCCGCCTATGCTGCCCGCGCCGGAATTGCCTGCGACGTGTACGTGCCTGCCAGCGCCTCAACCAAAAAGCTCCGACAGATCGCGGCGCATGGCGCTGCCGTTCATGCCATCCCCGGTAGCCGCGAAGATACCGCAGCGGCGGCCATCGCGGCAGTGGAACGCGAGCAGGTCTTTTACGCCAGCCACGTCTATCAGCCCTTCTTCTTCCAGGGCACGAAAACCTACGCCTTCGAGATTTGGGAGCAGCTTGGCGGCAGCGCCCCCGATACGCTGGTCCTGCCAGTGGGCAACGGCACGCTCGTCCTGGGGGTGTATTACGGTTTCAGAGACTTGTTGCGCGCCGGGCTGATCGAGCGCCTGCCGCGCATTCTCGCTGTTCAGGCGGCTGGCTGCGCGCCGCTGGCGCAAGCCTTTGCGCGAGGCGAAGACACAGCCGCGCCGGTCATCAATACCGGAACCGAAGCCGAGGGCATCGCCATTGCCGCGCCCGCTCGCAGCCGCCAGATTCTGGCCGCCGTCCGCGAGACGCGCGGCCTCATCATCACCGTTTCAGACGCCGCTATCGAACAGGCCAGAAGCGCCCTGGCGCTGCGCGGCTTCTACGTCGAGCCAACCGCCGCCGCGCCCTACGCGGGCCTGGTGGAATATATCAGCAGCAATCTGCTCAGCGTGGCATCCAGCAGCAGCCTGCTCCCCAAAGGGGAGCAGGTGATCGTTCCGCTCTGCGGCGCAGGGCTGAAGACTGGTTGA
- a CDS encoding SRPBCC family protein — MSHIHVEVERVVDAPPAEVYQFLADYREKRPIILTPNFLGYAVEQGGVGTGTVMHYRLHAGGRERPYQMEIDEPEKGRALRERDANSSLVTVWTVNQGANPEQSKVVVTSDWEGGSGMGGFFERTFAPMGLRGIYTEMLNRLAQALTGTAAARS; from the coding sequence ATGAGCCATATTCATGTTGAAGTTGAGCGTGTCGTTGACGCTCCGCCAGCCGAGGTGTATCAGTTTCTGGCGGATTATCGGGAGAAACGCCCGATCATCCTGACCCCAAACTTTCTTGGTTACGCTGTCGAACAAGGAGGGGTCGGCACGGGGACGGTGATGCACTATCGGCTGCACGCGGGCGGGCGCGAGCGCCCCTATCAGATGGAGATTGACGAGCCTGAGAAGGGCAGGGCGCTGCGCGAGCGCGACGCCAACTCATCGCTTGTGACGGTCTGGACGGTGAATCAGGGGGCGAATCCTGAGCAAAGCAAGGTCGTGGTGACAAGCGACTGGGAAGGCGGGAGCGGTATGGGCGGCTTCTTTGAGCGCACGTTTGCGCCTATGGGGCTGCGCGGCATCTATACCGAGATGCTGAACCGGCTTGCGCAGGCGCTCACCGGCACAGCGGCGGCCAGAAGCTAA
- a CDS encoding carbohydrate ABC transporter permease: MATTISPPAAQARTRTFASEDKKPPAPQRTWHVLLYAILIFYSLFSLGPFLFALISSFKTYADILSPSLIPHPVTFANYQEIFSGANLFPRYIVNSLIYAGGTAALNVLLASMAGYAFGRMEFFGKNVLFALTLAVLMIPSQLILIPKFLVANSLGLTDNLAALIVPAMVQPTMVFLMTQFLKSLPRELEESAMIDGASRLRIFWQIILPLARPAMTAVAILSFQGAWNDFLWPLIVQSHQQNYTLTVGLAFFGRQNYIAYNLLLAGAAINLLPLVFVFFFFQRYFIRGISTSGLAGR, encoded by the coding sequence ATGGCGACAACCATCAGCCCGCCCGCTGCTCAAGCGAGGACGCGAACGTTCGCCAGCGAAGATAAAAAGCCTCCAGCGCCGCAGCGGACCTGGCATGTTCTCCTGTATGCGATCTTGATCTTCTACAGCTTGTTTTCGCTGGGGCCATTTCTGTTCGCGTTGATTTCGTCCTTCAAGACCTATGCAGACATATTATCGCCCAGCCTGATTCCACATCCGGTCACGTTTGCCAATTACCAGGAGATTTTTAGCGGAGCCAATCTGTTCCCGCGCTATATTGTGAACTCGCTCATTTACGCGGGGGGAACAGCGGCGCTCAACGTCCTTCTGGCTTCGATGGCAGGCTATGCGTTTGGCCGCATGGAGTTCTTTGGCAAGAACGTCCTCTTTGCGCTGACGCTGGCGGTGCTCATGATTCCCTCGCAGCTTATCCTGATTCCCAAGTTCCTGGTGGCAAATTCGCTGGGACTGACCGATAATCTCGCCGCGCTGATTGTTCCAGCAATGGTCCAGCCAACGATGGTCTTTCTCATGACCCAATTTCTCAAGAGCCTTCCAAGGGAATTAGAAGAGTCGGCGATGATTGATGGCGCTTCGCGCTTGCGCATCTTCTGGCAAATCATTTTGCCGCTGGCGCGTCCGGCGATGACAGCAGTGGCGATTCTCTCCTTCCAGGGCGCGTGGAACGATTTCCTCTGGCCGCTGATCGTTCAGTCCCACCAGCAGAACTACACGTTGACAGTGGGGCTGGCCTTCTTTGGCCGCCAGAACTACATTGCCTACAATCTGCTGCTGGCAGGCGCTGCAATCAATCTCCTTCCGCTGGTCTTCGTCTTCTTTTTCTTCCAGCGATATTTTATCAGGGGGATTTCGACCTCTGGATTGGCCGGGCGATAG
- a CDS encoding LacI family DNA-binding transcriptional regulator has protein sequence MTNKVSSPPDAKQLVARPTLAQIAHAAGVNKSTASRALRGDPAIGSVTSQRIQRLAAQLNYVPNASARRLNRAQTDTIALSLRALNLSAGGTDPFLVELLAGITSEAASRHYDVLLARAEEGEFELNVYKRILGGHHADGFILTDLRPSDPRLDYLSARRYPHVLFGRPAEELRDARRYPHPWVEVDNRMGALIGTEHLISLGHRRIAFIGGGNTYFWEQDRRAGYRDALEKANIPYDPGLCLPGGLSQEDGYALIQHLLRQEMPPTAVFAISDVLAVGAMRAASDAGQTIGRDFAVMGFDGVGLGTYLTPPLTTLRQPINYVGHLLVQLLIDLLAGAPLTEKHLLLQPELMVRASTQGS, from the coding sequence ATGACAAACAAGGTCTCCAGCCCACCAGATGCAAAGCAACTGGTTGCACGACCAACCCTGGCGCAAATTGCGCACGCCGCTGGCGTGAATAAATCAACTGCTTCTCGCGCTTTGCGTGGCGATCCAGCCATCGGCAGCGTGACCAGCCAGCGCATTCAGCGGCTGGCTGCGCAGCTCAACTACGTACCTAATGCCAGCGCCAGGCGATTGAATCGAGCGCAGACCGATACCATTGCTCTTTCCTTGCGCGCCCTCAATTTGAGTGCTGGGGGAACCGACCCTTTTCTTGTTGAACTGCTGGCAGGTATTACCAGTGAGGCGGCCAGCCGCCATTATGATGTGCTGCTGGCGCGCGCTGAAGAGGGTGAGTTTGAACTCAACGTCTACAAGCGCATTCTAGGTGGGCATCACGCCGACGGCTTTATCCTGACCGATCTGCGCCCTAGCGACCCACGCCTGGACTATCTGAGCGCGCGCCGCTATCCGCATGTCTTGTTCGGGCGGCCTGCTGAAGAACTGCGTGACGCGCGCCGCTATCCCCATCCCTGGGTGGAGGTTGATAACCGCATGGGCGCGCTGATTGGGACAGAGCATCTGATCAGCCTGGGCCATCGGCGCATCGCGTTTATTGGGGGCGGCAATACCTATTTCTGGGAGCAAGATCGCCGCGCTGGCTACCGCGATGCCCTCGAAAAAGCGAATATCCCGTATGATCCAGGGCTGTGTCTGCCCGGCGGGCTGTCTCAAGAAGATGGCTACGCGCTTATTCAGCATTTGCTGAGGCAGGAGATGCCTCCCACAGCCGTTTTCGCTATCAGCGATGTGCTGGCTGTCGGCGCAATGCGCGCGGCCAGCGATGCGGGCCAGACCATTGGGCGGGACTTTGCGGTGATGGGCTTTGACGGTGTGGGCCTGGGAACCTATCTGACGCCACCTCTGACGACTTTGCGACAGCCGATTAATTACGTCGGGCATTTGTTAGTGCAGTTGCTCATAGACCTGCTGGCAGGAGCGCCGCTGACAGAAAAGCATCTTTTATTGCAACCCGAACTGATGGTGCGAGCCTCAACCCAAGGCTCCTGA
- a CDS encoding sugar ABC transporter permease codes for MQGALRVPGAVKGERGKGMSRKLRETLAAYGFLSPYLLILATFTLIATVYAFYLSFFFVDFGFTEPEFYGTKNYQLIWYDLTHNGDFLISLKNILFYTVGVVILQTILALALALLLNQKVRGRSIFRTSFFLPSLTSSVAISLIFIWLYNSQGVINYLLSLVGIQGRAWLYDPTTALPSVMLLNVWTTAPTFMLLYLAALQDIPDHLYEAARVDGASSWDILRKITIPLLRPTTFLVTALGTIGSFQMFDQAYIMGGADGGPLKSLLTPVLEIYNTAFAGSNPRMGLACAEAVVLFAVIFLFTILQRRFIDTNIQY; via the coding sequence ATGCAGGGGGCATTGCGTGTGCCAGGAGCCGTCAAAGGCGAGCGCGGGAAAGGCATGAGCCGCAAGCTGCGCGAGACGCTTGCCGCTTACGGGTTTCTCAGTCCTTATCTGTTGATCCTCGCCACGTTTACGCTGATTGCCACCGTCTACGCTTTTTATCTCAGTTTCTTTTTCGTAGACTTCGGCTTCACCGAGCCAGAGTTTTACGGCACGAAGAATTATCAGCTTATCTGGTACGATTTGACGCACAACGGCGATTTTCTCATCAGCCTGAAGAACATTCTCTTTTACACCGTTGGGGTGGTCATCCTCCAGACCATTCTGGCGCTGGCGCTGGCGCTGCTGCTCAACCAGAAGGTACGTGGTCGCAGCATTTTCAGAACGTCATTTTTTCTTCCGTCGTTGACTTCTTCGGTTGCTATTTCGTTGATCTTCATCTGGCTGTATAACTCGCAGGGCGTCATCAATTATCTCCTCTCGCTGGTGGGCATTCAAGGGCGGGCCTGGCTCTACGACCCAACTACCGCGCTCCCTTCGGTCATGCTGCTGAATGTCTGGACGACAGCGCCAACCTTTATGCTGCTCTATCTGGCGGCCTTGCAGGATATTCCCGACCACCTCTATGAGGCCGCGCGAGTGGATGGGGCCAGTTCGTGGGACATTCTGCGCAAGATTACGATACCGCTGCTGCGCCCGACAACATTTCTGGTCACGGCGCTGGGTACGATTGGGTCTTTCCAGATGTTCGATCAGGCGTATATCATGGGCGGGGCCGATGGCGGCCCGCTCAAGAGCTTGCTTACCCCTGTGCTGGAGATTTACAATACGGCGTTTGCTGGCTCTAACCCAAGGATGGGCCTTGCTTGCGCTGAGGCGGTGGTGTTGTTTGCGGTGATTTTTCTCTTTACCATCCTTCAGCGGCGTTTTATTGATACGAATATCCAGTATTAG